In one Streptomyces venezuelae genomic region, the following are encoded:
- the ribH gene encoding 6,7-dimethyl-8-ribityllumazine synthase has translation MSGKGAPELSVKNCGDLRVAVIAAQWHDKVMDGLVDGALRALNELGISEPTVLRVPGSFELPVVAKVLAGRGYDAIVALGVVIRGGTPHFEYVCQGVTQGLVQVSVDTGVPIGFGVLTCDTEEQALDRAGIEGSSEDKGHEAVTAAVATATTLRTVSEPWR, from the coding sequence GTGAGCGGCAAGGGTGCACCCGAACTGAGTGTGAAGAACTGCGGCGACCTGCGGGTGGCGGTCATCGCGGCGCAGTGGCACGACAAGGTCATGGACGGCCTCGTCGACGGCGCCCTGCGCGCCCTGAACGAGCTCGGCATCAGCGAGCCGACCGTGCTGCGCGTCCCCGGCAGCTTCGAGCTGCCCGTCGTGGCCAAGGTCCTCGCCGGACGCGGATACGACGCGATCGTCGCGCTCGGCGTCGTCATCCGCGGCGGCACCCCGCACTTCGAGTACGTGTGCCAGGGCGTCACCCAGGGCCTCGTCCAGGTCTCCGTCGACACCGGCGTCCCGATCGGTTTCGGCGTGCTGACCTGCGACACCGAGGAGCAGGCGCTGGACCGCGCGGGCATCGAGGGCTCCAGCGAGGACAAGGGCCACGAAGCGGTCACCGCGGCCGTCGCCACCGCGACCACGCTCCGTACCGTCTCCGAACCCTGGCGCTGA
- a CDS encoding phosphoribosyl-ATP diphosphatase — protein MSKKTFEELFAELQHKAANGDPATSRTAELVDKGVHAIGKKVVEEAAEVWMAAEHEGKEAAAEEISQLLYHVQVMMVARGISLDDVYAHL, from the coding sequence ATGTCCAAGAAGACTTTCGAGGAGCTCTTCGCCGAGCTCCAGCACAAGGCCGCCAACGGCGACCCCGCGACCTCCCGCACTGCCGAGCTGGTCGACAAGGGCGTCCATGCCATCGGCAAGAAGGTCGTCGAAGAGGCCGCCGAGGTGTGGATGGCCGCCGAGCACGAGGGCAAGGAAGCCGCCGCCGAGGAGATCTCCCAGCTCCTGTACCACGTACAGGTGATGATGGTCGCCCGCGGCATCTCCCTCGACGACGTCTACGCCCACCTCTGA
- the hisG gene encoding ATP phosphoribosyltransferase, which produces MLRIAVPNKGSLSGPASAMLHEAGYQQRKESKELVLVDPDNEVEFFYLRPKDIAIYVATGRLDIGITGEDLLIDSGADAEAILPLGFARSTFRFAAKPGTASDIKDLAGKTVATSYEGIVAKHLAEQGVDASVVHLDGAVETAIELGVAQVIADVVETGTSLRNAGLEVFGDPIMKSEAVVIRRTGADTDNPKVQQFLRRLQGVLVARSYVMMDYDCRAEHLEQAVALTPGLESPTISPLHNEGWVAVRSMVPAKEAQRIMDDLYAIGARAILTTAIHACRL; this is translated from the coding sequence ATGCTGCGCATCGCCGTCCCCAACAAGGGTTCACTGTCCGGACCTGCGTCGGCGATGCTCCATGAGGCCGGCTACCAGCAGCGCAAGGAGTCGAAGGAGCTCGTCCTCGTCGACCCCGACAACGAGGTCGAGTTCTTCTACCTGCGGCCCAAGGACATCGCGATCTACGTCGCGACCGGCAGGCTCGACATCGGCATCACGGGCGAGGACCTGCTGATCGACTCCGGAGCCGACGCCGAGGCGATCCTGCCGCTCGGCTTCGCCCGTTCCACCTTCCGCTTCGCCGCGAAGCCCGGCACGGCGAGCGACATCAAGGACCTCGCGGGCAAGACCGTCGCGACCTCCTACGAGGGCATCGTCGCCAAGCACCTCGCGGAGCAGGGCGTCGACGCCTCCGTCGTGCACCTGGACGGCGCCGTCGAGACCGCCATCGAGCTGGGCGTCGCCCAGGTCATCGCGGACGTCGTCGAGACCGGCACCTCCCTGCGCAACGCCGGCCTCGAGGTCTTCGGCGACCCGATCATGAAGTCCGAGGCCGTCGTGATCCGGCGCACCGGCGCCGACACCGACAACCCGAAGGTGCAGCAGTTCCTGCGCCGCCTCCAAGGCGTCCTCGTCGCCAGGTCGTACGTGATGATGGACTACGACTGCCGCGCCGAGCACCTGGAGCAGGCCGTCGCCCTCACCCCGGGTCTCGAGTCGCCGACGATCTCCCCGCTGCACAACGAGGGCTGGGTCGCCGTCCGCTCGATGGTCCCCGCCAAGGAGGCCCAGCGGATCATGGACGACCTGTACGCCATCGGCGCGCGGGCCATCCTGACCACGGCCATCCACGCCTGCCGCCTCTGA
- a CDS encoding PH domain-containing protein produces the protein MSDTPDSPAAPDLPVTFRPTRTRAVLLTAGVAIFVVITAIAFLLPTLSPGERTSFVFTGSLLCGVLVLLSRPKVVADESGVTVVNIATRRRLAWAEIVQVNLRPGDPWVFLNLSDGTSLPALGIQPGIAKQQAIGDARALRALADARATGRPAPGLD, from the coding sequence ATGTCCGACACCCCCGACAGCCCCGCAGCCCCCGACCTGCCCGTCACCTTCCGGCCGACGCGCACCCGGGCCGTCCTGCTCACCGCGGGCGTCGCGATCTTCGTGGTCATCACGGCGATCGCGTTCCTGCTGCCCACGCTCAGCCCGGGGGAGCGGACCAGCTTCGTCTTCACCGGCTCGCTGCTGTGCGGCGTGCTCGTGCTGCTCAGCAGGCCCAAGGTCGTCGCCGACGAGTCCGGCGTCACCGTCGTCAACATCGCGACCAGGCGCCGCCTCGCCTGGGCCGAGATCGTGCAGGTCAACCTCCGCCCCGGCGACCCCTGGGTGTTCCTGAACCTCAGCGACGGCACCAGCCTGCCCGCATTGGGCATCCAGCCGGGCATCGCCAAGCAGCAGGCCATCGGCGACGCCCGCGCCCTGCGTGCCCTCGCGGACGCCCGCGCCACTGGACGTCCCGCGCCCGGTCTTGATTAA
- a CDS encoding hemolysin family protein: MTVPLLLLGAAFLLILANGFFVAAEFGLVTVERPDAEKAAADGDRRARTVVDALKELSFQLSGTQLGITITSLVVGMLAEPALAHLLAGPFTAVGVPEGAVGGVSVVVGMLLASAVQMVVGELVPKNWAVSRPLQVARFVAGPQHVFARLFRPVIALLNAVANRLVRTLGVEPAEELASARTPGELVSLARHSAQAGALEQDTADLFVRTLSLGELTAQHVMTPRVKVSALQSSATAEDVVNLTRATGLSRFPVYTERIDEIIGMVHLKDALAVPAHARLRTPVGRIAKSPLLVPETLPVQPLLERLRSEQPIAVVVDEYGGTAGVVTLEDIVEELVGEVRDEHDHLDLPELCPAPAEDGHAAWDADGSCRVDTLRRMGLDVPEGPYETVAGLVADLLGRIPAPGDRAELPGLRLSVRQVGHYRAERVRIVRTQEAFAVMETAEAFR, from the coding sequence ATGACAGTGCCCCTGCTGCTTCTCGGGGCGGCATTCCTGCTGATTCTCGCCAACGGCTTCTTCGTGGCGGCCGAGTTCGGCCTCGTCACCGTCGAGCGGCCGGACGCGGAGAAGGCCGCGGCGGACGGCGACCGAAGGGCCCGTACGGTCGTCGACGCCCTCAAGGAGCTGTCCTTCCAGCTCTCCGGCACCCAGCTCGGCATCACCATCACCTCGCTCGTCGTCGGCATGCTCGCCGAACCGGCCCTCGCGCACCTGCTCGCGGGCCCGTTCACGGCCGTCGGCGTCCCCGAGGGAGCCGTCGGCGGTGTCTCCGTGGTGGTCGGCATGCTGCTCGCGTCCGCCGTGCAGATGGTGGTCGGCGAGCTCGTGCCCAAGAACTGGGCCGTGTCGAGGCCGCTGCAGGTCGCGCGGTTCGTCGCGGGCCCGCAGCACGTCTTCGCGCGGCTCTTCCGGCCCGTGATCGCGCTCCTGAACGCCGTGGCCAACCGTCTGGTGCGCACGCTCGGCGTCGAACCCGCCGAGGAGCTGGCCTCGGCCCGCACCCCCGGCGAACTGGTCTCCCTGGCCAGGCATTCGGCCCAGGCCGGTGCCCTGGAACAGGACACCGCCGACCTGTTCGTACGCACCCTCTCCCTCGGGGAGCTGACCGCACAGCACGTGATGACCCCGCGGGTGAAGGTCAGCGCGCTGCAATCGTCGGCGACCGCCGAGGACGTCGTGAACCTGACCCGCGCCACCGGTCTGTCCCGCTTCCCGGTCTACACCGAGCGGATCGACGAGATCATCGGCATGGTCCACCTCAAGGACGCCCTCGCGGTGCCCGCCCACGCACGCCTCAGGACGCCCGTGGGCCGGATCGCGAAGTCCCCGCTGCTCGTCCCGGAGACGCTGCCCGTGCAGCCCCTCCTGGAACGGCTGCGCAGCGAGCAGCCCATCGCCGTCGTCGTCGACGAGTACGGCGGCACGGCGGGCGTCGTCACCCTGGAAGACATCGTGGAGGAACTCGTCGGCGAGGTCCGCGACGAGCACGACCACCTCGATCTGCCCGAGCTCTGCCCCGCGCCGGCCGAGGACGGCCACGCGGCGTGGGACGCCGACGGCAGCTGCCGCGTCGACACGCTCCGGCGCATGGGCCTCGACGTGCCCGAGGGGCCGTACGAGACCGTGGCCGGACTCGTCGCCGACCTGCTCGGCCGCATCCCGGCACCCGGTGACCGGGCCGAACTCCCGGGCTTGCGGCTCTCGGTGCGCCAGGTGGGGCACTACCGAGCGGAGCGGGTGCGGATCGTGCGCACCCAGGAGGCGTTCGCCGTCATGGAAACCGCGGAGGCATTCCGATGA